The following proteins are encoded in a genomic region of Brachypodium distachyon strain Bd21 chromosome 1, Brachypodium_distachyon_v3.0, whole genome shotgun sequence:
- the LOC100831782 gene encoding bZIP transcription factor 2 encodes MTTSQGSNAFQSFAPQSNNGFGTNAELTAHPLLPIEDPACAAASAAIGGVPDHEASDGVFNKERRLKRKISNRESARRSRARKQRHLDDLRALAARLRHGNRELSARARAARGRVALVRLANAELRAEADALGRRLEAAARQALALGQLYAAAHGHGAFEQTMASLMV; translated from the coding sequence ATGACGACGTCCCAGGGATCCAATGCGTTCCAATCATTCGCGCCGCAGAGCAACAACGGGTTCGGAACGAACGCCGAGCTAACAGCGCACCCGCTTCTTCCCATCGAAGACCCCGCGTGCGCAGCGGCCTCGGCGGCCATCGGCGGCGTCCCAGACCACGAGGCCTCGGATGGCGTCTTCAACAAGGAGCGGAGGCTGAAGCGCAAGATCTCGAACCGCGAGTCGGCgcggcgttcccgggcgcggaAGCAGCGGCACCTCGACGACCTCCGCGCCCTGGCCGCGCGCCTGCGGCACGGCAACCGCGAGCTctcggcgcgcgcgcgcgccgcgcggGGCCGCGTCGCGCTCGTCCGGCTCGCCAACGCCGAGCTCCGCGCCGAGGCCGACGCCCTGGGCCGACGCCTCGAGGCCGCGGCACGCCAGGCTCTCGCGCTCGGGCAGCTctacgccgccgcccacggccACGGGGCGTTCGAGCAGACCATGGCTTCGCTGATGGTGTGA
- the LOC100832084 gene encoding uncharacterized protein LOC100832084, giving the protein MAAGRRLSELLQEQQEPFLVEAAKKTRRLRRGRLGGACCPVAACRRLLRLCNHGFKKRRGASATAAASSSGIGGGGLRSALSKVLCSKAMRRVLRWENLGGGGGGADRGEFRRLRRSAGDSGECDVRAMEFDTRWKAADMEEMDVDSSRQLSPVSVLDLELHSDDDSPAHSRWEDEKPSTSGSSPPSEDRLQDPTSPCFAYDVHDKARAMETEEEEDDEETVRNNGRSKRIEEQISSWERIAGDISRIPSMVESDLSQYMQQWRELRPEVREIGARIETLIFEEIGRETVCDMLASHCTLAPASRCH; this is encoded by the exons ATGGCCGCCGGGAGGAGGCTCTCGGAGCTGCTccaggagcagcaggagcCGTTCCTCGTCGAGGCCGCCAAGAAGACCAGAAGGCTGCGGCGCGGCCGTCTAGGAGGAGCTTGCTGCCCCGTGGCCGCGTGCCGCCGGCTGCTCAGGCTCTGCAACCACGGGTTCAAGAAGAGGAGGGGCGCCAgtgccacggccgccgccagcagcagcggcattggtggcggcggcctgaGGTCCGCGCTGAGCAAGGTGCTGTGCAGCAAGGCCATGAGAAGGGTGCTGCGTTGGGAGaatcttggcggcggcggcggcggcgccgaccgGGGCGAGTTCCGCCGGCTGCGGCGGTCCGCCGGCGACAGCGGCGAATGCGATGTCCGCGCCATGGAATTCGACACGAGATGGAAGGCGGCGGacatggaggagatggatgTGGACTCGTCGCGGCAGCTCAGCCCGGTCTCCGTCCTCGACCTGGAGCTGCACTCCGACGACGACTCTCCGGCGCATTCCCGCT GGGAGGACGAGAAGCCATCGACCTCCGGGAGCTCGCCTCCATCGGAAGATCGTCTCCAGGACCCTACCTCGCCATGCTTCGCCTACGACGTCCACGACAAGGCTCGCGCAATGGagacagaggaagaagaagacgatgagGAGACGGTCAGAAACAACGGCCGCAGCAAGCGTATCGAAGAGCAGATCTCGTCGTGGGAGAGGATCGCGGGGGACATCTCCAGGATCCCCAGCATGGTGGAGTCGGACCTGTCGCAGTACATGCAGCAATGGAGGGAGCTCAGGCCTGAGGTCAGGGAGATCGGCGCCAGGATAGAGACCCTCATCTTCGaggagatcgggagggagaccGTCTGTGACATGCTTGCCTCACACTGTACATTGGCACCAGCATCTCGTTGTCATTga
- the LOC100832701 gene encoding uncharacterized protein LOC100832701 — translation MEPGAVAVTACRTVAFAWEHEPGVSKLQSPVVEAEKKPSVGGRTPASSRTKKAEAHVPHRLRVPPPPGGPASPQARSRPSRRAVRPEEDPFLAAYIACTASGRKAGRGQLEAQKLLGWAGLRLRLGLGLGLGLSCKSSCGVAEESVVRLGAIPEVDDRQIIRSTD, via the coding sequence ATGGAGCCCGGAGCTGTAGCTGTGACGGCGTGCAGGACGGTGGCCTTCGCGTGGGAGCACGAGCCGGGGGTGTCCAAGCTGCAGAGCCCGGTCGTCGAAGCAGAGAAGAAACCCTCCGTCGGCGGAAGGACACCGGCTTCCAGCCGAACGAAGAAGGCAGAGGCGCACGTGCCGCACCGGCTgcgcgtgccgccgccgcctggagGGCCCGCGTCGCCGCAGGCCAGGAGCAGGCCCAGCAGACGGGCCGtgcggccggaggaggacccGTTTCTCGCGGCCTACATCGCCTGCACCGCGAGCGGCAGGAAGGCCGGGAGggggcagctggaggcccagaaGTTGCTTGGATGGGCCGGGCTTAGGCTCAGGCTTGGGCTTGGCCTCGGCCTTGGACTCTCTTGCAAGAGCTCTTGTGGGGTCGCGGAGGAGAGCGTGGTCAGGCTGGGGGCAATCCCGGAAGTGGATGATCGTCagattatacggagtacaGACTAG
- the LOC100838550 gene encoding growth-regulating factor 9 isoform X2 produces MLPELPTAAMELGQVLGFTVPAPKESDNSLMKRSNFTQAAASYPSPFLDEQKMLRFSKAAHTQPSVAWRPVYQGFTNTDSDPEPGRCRRTDGKKWRCSKEAMAEHKYCERHINRNRHRSRKPVENQTRKTAKETTAGSLSSPVSQGNSKKAKASNELKPGSDSYWTDSLSRTMVSKARANKPEEGSTVPPLNSTNHTLSLLSQLKQQNKQGKFSPTVDSESISSNTVLKPWERSNQQSSKDISCTQLHDRECLQSVLQNFSLHKNDKIESHKNKASNHVPVTSPFYSCPEGSGNSRLTSDMTRVQEDCISSSWEMPQGGPLGEILTNSKNTEELTNKCESRSYGWLLNLDDHEL; encoded by the exons ATGCTTCCTGAGCTTCCTACCGCTGCCATGGAGCTTGGGCAAGTGCTGGGCTTCACGGTGCCGGCCCCCAAGGAGAGTGATAACAGCCTCATGAAGAGATCCAACTTCACCCAGGCTGCTGCCTCGTACCCTTCCCCCTTCCTTGACGAACAGAAGATGCTCAGGTTCTCCAAGGCTGCTCACACGCAGCCATCAG TGGCTTGGAGGCCTGTCTATCAAGGATTCACAAATACAGATTCCGACCCGGAACCTGGAAGATGCCGTCGAACAGATGGCAAGAAATGGCGGTGTTCAAAGGAGGCAATGGCTGAGCACAAGTATTGTGAGCGGCACATCAATAGAAACCGCCATCGTTCAAGAAAGCCTGTGGAAAACCAAACTAGAAAGACTGCGAAAGAGACAACTGCTGGCTCATTATCAAGCCCTGTCTCACAGGGTAACTCGaagaaagcaaaagctagTAATGAGCTGAAGCCAGGAAGTGACAGTTATTGGACAGATAGTTTAAGCAG GACAATGGTGAGCAAAGCACGAGCAAACAAACCTGAAGAAGGCAGTACTGTCCCACCGCTAAATTCTACAAATCACACATTGTCCCTACTATCTCAACTGAAGCAACAGAATAAACAAGGTAAGTTCAGTCCTACAGTAGACAGTGAATCGATCTCCTCAAATACAGTATTGAAGCCTTGGGAGCGAAGCAACCAGCAGAGCAGTAAGGACATTTCTTGCACACAGCTGCATGATCGGGAATGCCTTCAATCAGTTCTTCAGAATTTTAGCTTGCACAAGAATGACAAGATTGAGTCTCATAAAAACAAAGCTTCTAATCATGTACCAGTTACATCACCTTTCTATTCATGTCCAGAAGGTTCAGGCAACAGCCGCCTTACATCTGACATGACACGAGTCCAGGAGGATTGCATCTCAAGCTCTTGGGAGATGCCTCAAGGTGGACCTCTAGGGGAGATCCTAACAAATTCCAAGAATACCGAGGAATTGACCAATAAGTGTGAATCAAGATCATATGGTTGGTTATTGAATCTCGACGACCATGAATTATGA
- the LOC100838550 gene encoding growth-regulating factor 9 isoform X1 — MLPELPTAAMELGQVLGFTVPAPKESDNSLMKRSNFTQAAASYPSPFLDEQKMLRFSKAAHTQPSGMGFGRPNEQRFLLSRTKMPFTPSQWMELEHQALIYKYLNAKAPIPSSLLISISKSFISSSNKMAWRPVYQGFTNTDSDPEPGRCRRTDGKKWRCSKEAMAEHKYCERHINRNRHRSRKPVENQTRKTAKETTAGSLSSPVSQGNSKKAKASNELKPGSDSYWTDSLSRTMVSKARANKPEEGSTVPPLNSTNHTLSLLSQLKQQNKQGKFSPTVDSESISSNTVLKPWERSNQQSSKDISCTQLHDRECLQSVLQNFSLHKNDKIESHKNKASNHVPVTSPFYSCPEGSGNSRLTSDMTRVQEDCISSSWEMPQGGPLGEILTNSKNTEELTNKCESRSYGWLLNLDDHEL, encoded by the exons ATGCTTCCTGAGCTTCCTACCGCTGCCATGGAGCTTGGGCAAGTGCTGGGCTTCACGGTGCCGGCCCCCAAGGAGAGTGATAACAGCCTCATGAAGAGATCCAACTTCACCCAGGCTGCTGCCTCGTACCCTTCCCCCTTCCTTGACGAACAGAAGATGCTCAGGTTCTCCAAGGCTGCTCACACGCAGCCATCAG GTATGGGTTTTGGAAGGCCAAATGAACAGAGGTTCTTGTTATCTAGAACCAAGATGCCTTTCACTCCCTCACAGTGGATGGAACTGGAGCACCAGGCTCTCATATACAAATATCTCAATGCAAAGGCCCCTATACCTTCCAGCTTGCTCATCTCCATCAGCAAAAGCTTCATATCATCATCCAATAAAA TGGCTTGGAGGCCTGTCTATCAAGGATTCACAAATACAGATTCCGACCCGGAACCTGGAAGATGCCGTCGAACAGATGGCAAGAAATGGCGGTGTTCAAAGGAGGCAATGGCTGAGCACAAGTATTGTGAGCGGCACATCAATAGAAACCGCCATCGTTCAAGAAAGCCTGTGGAAAACCAAACTAGAAAGACTGCGAAAGAGACAACTGCTGGCTCATTATCAAGCCCTGTCTCACAGGGTAACTCGaagaaagcaaaagctagTAATGAGCTGAAGCCAGGAAGTGACAGTTATTGGACAGATAGTTTAAGCAG GACAATGGTGAGCAAAGCACGAGCAAACAAACCTGAAGAAGGCAGTACTGTCCCACCGCTAAATTCTACAAATCACACATTGTCCCTACTATCTCAACTGAAGCAACAGAATAAACAAGGTAAGTTCAGTCCTACAGTAGACAGTGAATCGATCTCCTCAAATACAGTATTGAAGCCTTGGGAGCGAAGCAACCAGCAGAGCAGTAAGGACATTTCTTGCACACAGCTGCATGATCGGGAATGCCTTCAATCAGTTCTTCAGAATTTTAGCTTGCACAAGAATGACAAGATTGAGTCTCATAAAAACAAAGCTTCTAATCATGTACCAGTTACATCACCTTTCTATTCATGTCCAGAAGGTTCAGGCAACAGCCGCCTTACATCTGACATGACACGAGTCCAGGAGGATTGCATCTCAAGCTCTTGGGAGATGCCTCAAGGTGGACCTCTAGGGGAGATCCTAACAAATTCCAAGAATACCGAGGAATTGACCAATAAGTGTGAATCAAGATCATATGGTTGGTTATTGAATCTCGACGACCATGAATTATGA